DNA sequence from the Halichoerus grypus chromosome 8, mHalGry1.hap1.1, whole genome shotgun sequence genome:
GGGGCCGGGCCGCGGGAGACACGGCGCGGAGAAGCCGGGCTGTCTCCGCAGCGAACTCCTACGCACTCCTGGGGCCAGAAGACCCTGGCGAAGAGGGTCTCGCCAGTGAGGATGGGGATTTGAGGTAGGCGTAGGGAGAAGCTTGTGGGCTTGTTGGGGACGGGGTGCTCTGACAGCGCAGCTCCCTGCTTCCCACAGGCTTCCGACTGCAGCGCCTCGTGCCAGCCAATTACGCGGATGGCGTTTACCAGGCTCTAGGGGAGCCGCTGCTGCCCAACCCGCGCCTACTCAGCGACGCCGCCATGCGGGGCACAGCCGGGCAGCCATCCCGCCGCAACCGCACCGTGCTGGGGGTCTTCTTTGGTGAGAGCAAAGTGGGAGGACGCCGGGGGTGAGCAGTCACTTAGCTCAGCGCCTGGGGAGAGGGGCCCTGCGGCCCGTCTTCAAGAGCACGGGAGACGGACCCAAGACTCCCAGGCACCTCCTCCTCCGCGCTAAGCAACACTTCCAGCCCTTCTTTATCTCGAGAGATTTGGGAGTGTCGAGTCAGGGATATTCGCTCCTCTAATCTCTCTCTTACCCCTTAGGCCAAACCTAGGAGTGTCATTGGACCTCCATTATAGCTCTAGGAGCTGAGTCCCCTGCCACCGCTCTCCTACCGTATGATTATATCCTCTTTCCTccgaagagagagggagaggcaagatCTGTTGGGAGATGGgaattggggtgggggagcccttacattaattatattattttgattCTTACAACAGTGTTATGAGGTGGGTGGAGAGGGTACTATATCCCcactttgaaaattagaaaaaagagcCGGAGCCGGTGGCAGAGCTTGCACTCCAACATGTCTTTTGACTCTTGAGAAACCTAGAGAAACTCCCTGCCCACGGGGAGTGGCGGTTCTCATCAGTTTGGCCCCCATGGCCGCAGGCTACCACGTGCTCTCGGACCTGGTGAGCGTGGAGACCCCCGGCTGCCCAGCCGAGTTCCTCAACATCCACATCCCGCCCGGGGACCCGGTGTTCGACCCCGACCGGCGCGGGGACGTGGTCCTCCCCTTCCAGAGGAGCCGCTGGGACCCCGAGACCGGACAGAGCCCCAGTAACCCCCGGGACCTGGTGAGACGAGGCGGGCGGGGTCCCGGGTTCGCggccaggccagggcagggcggggcggggagagaggCTCCCACCCCCTCGCGCACCGACACCCGCCTCCGCTGCCCGACCCCCGGCTCACCCCCGGCTCACCCTCGCGGTACCCCCCGCAGACCAACGAGGTGACGGGCTGGCTGGACGGCAGCGCCATCTATGGCTCCTCGCACTCGTGGAGCGACGCGCTGCGGAGCTTCTCCGGGGGGCAGCTGGCGTCGGGGCCCGACCCCGCCTTCCCCCGGAACGCGCAAAGCCCCCTGCTCATGTGGACGGCGCCCGACCCCGCCACCGGACAGCGCGGGCCCGGGGGGCTGTACGGTGAGGCCGCGGGGCGGGCTGCGGCggccggggcgcggggcggggcgcgggctgCGGGCGGCAAAGCTGGTGGTCACACCGCTGCTCCTCTCCTGCCCTGCGGCCCCGCGTCGCGTGCAGCCTTCGGGGCGGAGCGAGGGAACCGCGACCCGTTCCTGCAGGCGCTGGGCCTGCTGTGGTTCCGCTACCACAACCTGTGCGCGCAGCGGCTGGCCCGCGAGCACCCGCAATGGGGGGACGAGGAGCTGTTCCAGCACGCGCGCAAGAGGGTCATCGCCACCTACCAGGTCAGTCACgcgccctctccctgccccctccccccgacgGCTGCGCGGGAGACTCCGCTGCCCCGCGGGGCCCTCCATCCTCGCGCAAGCAGCCCCCGGAAACGCCCTTTTCCGGGAGGACACTGCTCCCCAGAACTGGAGCTAGCGTCTAGGAAGGGACCCCGAAGATGAAGAGCAGGCAAAGGACCGTCACACACGAGATTGGCTGTGGTTATTAGTTATTAGCCCACGCCCATCCCGTGTTCCTAGTGGGGGACAGGCATCCGCACCTGTCCTGTTGGAGTCGCCTCCCTGCTGACTGCCCCTGCCTGGCCCTCACCTCCCACCTAAGCCTTCCTGGGGCTCAGACCCTCCCAGCGTGGCTGCTCCAGCACTTGCCTCCCTTTTGCCCTCTGTTGACCCTCAGAACATCGTTTTGTATGAGTGGCTGCCCAGCTTCCTGCAGAAAACACCCCCGAAGTATGCAGgtaaggggatggggagggagactGGGAGAGCTAGCAGGagttttttggagggggagggagggtgggtggtTTAAGGGCTAAATGTTACtatcctctctcttctccccttcccccaggatACAGCCCTTTCCTGGACCCCAGCATCTCCCCAGAGTTCCTGGTGGCCTCTGAGCAGTTCTTCTCCACCATGGTGCCTCCTGGGGTCTACATGAGGTGAGGGAGGGTCTGGCAGTGGGAGAGGCTTAGCACACTGACAGAGGTGAAGGGTCAAGGACCTTGGGGGCCTGGAGGCTTTTATACACTTCCACGGTTTAATagagaagagaagcagatttGGAACCCTAAATAGGACCCTGCGGTAGGAGTTTCAAACTTAACAACCCCTCCTAATGGCTGAACTTCAGTTGCTGAGAGCAGGGTTTGTCCAGCAGCTGGGTACTcttgtccctccttcccttcccactctAGGTGGACACCAATCCATACCTTCAATCCACACATATTGccacatccctgctgtgttcaaAGAAGCTCAGTCCTCAGTCTTGGCCAAACTCCTCTGAGTCCCTCACCCCACTCAACCTCATCTCAGCTTTTTCCCTGAGTTCTCATCCCATCCTTGATTCCCCATTTCAGAAATGCCAGCTGTCAGTTCCAGATGGTCCTGTACGAGGGTTTTGGCAGCTCCCCAGCTCTCAGAGTCTGCAACAGCTACTGGCGTCGGGAGGTCAGCCTGGGGTCCGGGTCAGGGGAAGGTGGGTCAATGTCAGTCTTGACACACAGGCTGGGAAAAGCAACCATTCCAGTTCTGGGGTGTTGCTGCTCCAGCTAGTAGGAGATGAAGGGGAGAATGATCAGAAAATTAGGTGGAGACAACAGCTCAAAAGAGTCTAGGACGGGCCAAGGACCCATTGTCCTGAGGTACTGCAGTGCTTTAGGGTGACAGGGACCAGGCTTTGGGAAGAGGCCCAAGAGCCTACCCTGAATGTATTGTTTTTTTCCAGAACGCCAACCTGAACAGTGCCCAGGCAGTGGACCAGCTGCTGCTGGGAATGGCCTCCCAGATTGCAGAGCTGGAGGACAGGATAGTGGTTGAAGATCTGAGAGGTGAGCTCGGGAGCCAGAGGGGATAAAGGCCCAGGGGCCAGGGAGCCTGGGGACCCTTCTGGGTGAATCAACAGGCAGACCCTAGGGTACCTACAATGCGGAGGCACAGACCCACACACTGCAAATAGCCATTAGAAGAAAAAagcttttaacttcttttttttgcttaatttggGTTTAGTGTGGTTTTTATTCTAAATTACCTGTGTCTGAgtatgtggggggaggggtgacagCATGATCTCCTTGGTGCTTAGGTCTCTAAAGATTTTCATCCAGTCCTGTCTTGAGGTTAAGGAGGTAAAGAACAGGGAATACAGTACTTGGTGACTAGAATAGTCTTGAGTCCCAGGGGAAGATTCTTGCCAGAAAAATTGCCCCCAATCACACATGGTAAcattccccccccgcccccccggagGCAAAGTTGATATGGGCACAGGTCACATGTTGGGAGAGCTGGGGACGGGTAGTGCCCATAGCCTAATGTAAGGCTGCTGGGCAAAGCAGGGTCAGGAGGATTCGGCCTGTAGTCTGGTCCTCTCTCCTTCTCAGACTACTGGCCCGGCCCTGGCAAGTTCTCCCGCACAGACTACGTGGCCAGCAGTATCCAACGTGGCCGAGATATGGGGCTGCCCAGCTATACCCAAGCCCTGATGGCTTTGGGGTTGGACACCCCACGGAACTGGAGTCACATCAACCCCCATGTGGACCCCCAGGTGAGAAATAGTAATGATGGCAATAGGGGCTAAAACTTTCTTGTTTTAAGCCCTGTACACGTGTAACTCATTTAATCTACATCAAGAATGTTATAGGGTAGATACTCTCATCATCCTTATCTTACCAATGACATAGTTGGTAAGTCAGTCCTAGAGACAGGATTTAAATTCAGCCAACCGACCCCAGAGTATGTTCCTCACCACTACATTGTACCATTCCTGCAGGGTGACCTGTGTTGGGTGCCATTGTCCTATTCCTGCAGGCTCCCCCCTCATGAATTGGGTGACCCTGAAGCTGCTAATCATTGGGACCAGATAGTCTGGGTAGTGGTGGTCACAGGATATGGTCCTCAGGTACCTCACAGTGGTCTCAGCATGGGAGGGACACATTGGTCCTCCCACTGGACTTGCCACTCCTGAGGGGGACTGCCTAGGAAGAGGAGACTCCCTCAGGCCTGAGGAGCAAGCCAGGCAGCTGACGGAGTCCTGTGTTTGAAGGATGGAGCCACAGTGGCTGCCGTCCCTCACATGCAcatgcgcgtgtgcacacacacgtgcacacacaaacTCCTCACCTCCCGTGGTGCCCCAGGTGCTGGAGGCCACAGCTGCCCTGTACAACCAGGACCTGTCCCGGCTGGAGCTGCTCCCTGGGGGGCTCCTGGAGAGCCATGGGGACCCCGGGCCCCTCTTCAGCACCATTGTCCTTAACCAGTTTGTGAGGCTGCGGGATGGCGACCGCTACTGGTTTGAGAACACCAGGAATGGGTAAGGCCTGCCTGGGTCCCTTCCTCAGACTTCACCTTGGCCTTTGCCCCAGGCCCTTTGCAGGTGCTGTCAGCAGCCCCATGGGCCCTTGATTCCCAGCTGGCTTCCCACGCTCCTCAGCCCCTCTGGGTTTCTTCCCTCATCTGGGTCCCTGGGTCCGAGAATGCTGGAGGCTGGCAGCCCCTTCCCATCCCAACAATTCCTGGTTTTCTCCAACTTAGGCTGTTCTCCAAAGAGGAAATCGCGGAAATCAGAAACACCACTTTTTGGGATGTGCTGGTGGCTGTTACCAACGTGGACCCCAGTGCCCTGCAGCCCAATGTCTTTATCTGGCATGCAGGTGGGTGGCCTGGGAGAACATAGTGAGTGGCAACCAGAGAAAGGAGCAAGGAGGGGGGCAGCGGATCACTTGGTCCTGTCCAGGGAAGCAGGTGCCAGGCAGTCCCTTCGCTGTGGTGCTGGGAAGCCTGCAATAGGCTGCCTCCCCTAGTAGGGACTGGACTAGTTTGcaggctgcactctgtgctccaGCTGGGGTGGGTGCTGAGAACAGGCTATGGAAGGGAACTTACTGAGGGGAACCAGCTCCAGAGAGGTGGGCCTGGAAGGAGAATGGTACCTAGTCCTTTACcggagagagaggaggagtgcCTGGCCATGAGTGAGGTGCTCAGACTTTGAGGCCTTCTGTGTCCTTTCCCTCAGGTGCCCCGTGCCCTCAGCCTCGGCAGCTCACAACCCAAGGCTTGCCCAGCTGTGTGCCCCTGACCATGTTGGACTACTTCGAGGGCAGCGGTCCTGGGTTTGGCATTACCATTGTGGCTCTCTGCTGTCTTCCGCTTGGTGAGCTCTTCACACCCTCACCTACCTCTTTTTCCCTGCCCGTCCCCCTGCCTGCCAACTGTCCCTGCCCCTCATAACCTGCTGGTCTGTGGGACGAGCTTGCTACCGTCGAAGCCCGGCTCAGCGGACCTTGTGAAGGGAGGGGCAACAGCAGAACCCTCAGTGAAGCTGCAGGTGAGGGGCTTCCCTCCCCATTGGCTCCTTCTGATCCTTTTCAGTGAGTCTGCTTATCGCTGGGGTGGTGGCCCATTTCCGGAGCCGAGAGCGCAAGAGGCTACagaagaaaggcaaagagagTGTGAAGAAAGAAGCAGCCAAAGATGGTGTGCCAGGTgagatgggaggggggagggaaggagggagggagctcgGGGGCCGGATACGGAGCCCTGGGAGAAAAACCAGGGTACAGATATGGGGAGAAAGCCAGGCTTTGGGGTGGCCTGCTCAGACTGGTAGAGTGGAATTGGCTTGAGGTCAGGGGCCTGGGTACCTCTGCTGAACCGCTCTGCCCAACCGTCCTTTCCCCAGCGATGGAGTGGCCGGGCCCCGGGGAGAAGAGCTACCCCATCACCATCCAGCTGCTCCCAGACAGGCGTCTGCAGGTCCTGGACAGGCGGCTCTCTGTGCTCCGCACCATCCAGCTGCAGCCCCCGCAGCAGGTCAGCCTCATCCTGTCCAGCAACCGCGGACGCCGGACCCTGCTGCTCAAGATCCCCAAGGAGTATGACCTGGTATGGCCATCCTGCCTCCCCTACCTGGAAGGCTCCTCCatctcccctctctgagccagtCCTGTCAACTCACCCTCTCCTCAGCTGCAGAGCTCCCCTGTGAAGGCAATGCTGGGGAGAGGCACCCTTTCAGCAGACCCTACACTCCACGTGaccctccctctgacccccacctTGGGCCACTCACCTGGTTCCAGCCTGGATGGATTGGGGGGCagcttttctccccttccctaaACTCAAGGTCCTTTTGAGGGGAGGCTGCGCCAGAGCTGAAGCTCCGAGCACCGGCACGGGTTTCCTCCCACCCAGGTACTACTGTTTAACTCCGACGAGGAGCGGGGCACCTTCGTGCAGCATCTGCAGGACTTCTGTGTGCAATGGGCTCTGGGCCTTGACGTGGCTGAGATGAGCGAGAACGAGCTGTTCAGGAGGGCTGTGACCAAGCAGCAGCGGGGCCGCATCCTGGAGATCTTCTTCAGACACCTGTTTGCCCAGGTGCCATGGCTGTGTCTTGGAGACAGGACCTggcccaggggctggagggaactTGGGCTGGACAGGATCCTACACGGGGTGAACTAAGCTTCTGGTCTGTGGGCTGGAGACAGACAGCCTTGATTGAATCATAGCTTTGCCATTCCCTCCCtgcctgaccttgggcaagtcacgtcGTCTCTGCTCTgtatctccatttcctcatctattcaACAGTGATTAAAATAGGATCCACCACCTTGAGTTGCTGTGACGATTCAGTGAGATAGTCcatatcagtggttctcaaagcgtGGCCCCTGGACCAGCAGTAGCCGCCTCACCTAACCTCACCTGGGGATTTGTTAGAAATATAAAGCCTCAGCACTCCCCACCCAACTTAGTAAATCCGAAACTCTGCTGTTGGGGCccacaagccctccaggggattctgatacACTTTCaggtttgaaaaacactgttctATGTATAGTGTTTAGCCCAGGTGCTTGGTACATTGTAGGCATTTAACAAGTGGTAGTTACATGTATAggacttttaaaatctttgcaCAATGGGCAGGTACCAAATCAGGCACGTGGTAGCCCTGTCTAAATTGACAAAAGAACATATCCCTAGCCTCTTTCTGCCTTTCCACTCCTGTCTACTTCATCTTCTGTCCCCAGTATAGGCTCTTTCATTTTGCAACCCCATCTTTGCCCTTTCTcattcccaccctccccccttgAGACCTAGCACCATTCCTACTCTATAAAGCTCCTGGATCTTGGGTCCAGGGAGAAAATGGACTGGCTGCTAGAGATTTGAGTCACCACCTCAACAGGAGAGCAGAGGCCCAAGTCAGAAGTATATCTAAGGACCGGGAATGGCCACCAGGGCTCACCGTTTCTGAATTGGACTTTGGGGAGATGGGAAGGGTCACTGAACTGTATCCAGCCCAGGCCTCAcctccttctctcttgctctctctgctgCTGCCCGAGTGCAGGTGCTGGACATCGACGAGGCGGACGCAGGGACCCTGCCCCTGGACTCATCACAGAAGGTACGGGAGGCCCTGACTTGTGAGCTGAGCAGAGCTGAGTTTGCCGAGTCCCTGGGCCTCAAGCCCCAGGACATGTTTGTGGAGTCCATGTTCTCCCTGGCTGACAAAGATGGCAACGGCTACCTGTCCTTCCGGGAGTTTCTGGACATCCTGGTGGTCTTCATGAAAGGTAGGGGGAGGGTGGGCCGTTCCAGGAACCAGCAATCTTTCAGCACAGAGGTGACCTgcatccttctttctcttcccaggcTCCCCAGAGGACAAGTCCCGCCTGATGTTCACCATGTATGACCTTGATGCAAATGGCTTCCTCTCCAAGGATGAGTTCTTCACCATGATGCGGTATGGTATGGGCCCTTCCAGTTCTGAGACTCCCTGCTGTTTGAAACAGGGAAAGTCAAATCAGAGGGTGGGCGAGGAGGCAATGTGACTATCTGTATTGACAGGTGGCTTAGCTACTGCTTCCTAGACTCTCAGAGCCTCCAGCTTCTTAAGTTTATCTGGCCAGGCCCCTGACTCCAGGAGGGTCTATTGTCTGCACTGTCTATACCAGCCAGAAAATTCTCCCTCcctagttaaaaacaaacaaaccaacaacaacaaccaaaccaATATGACTAATAACAGAAGTCTACTAGCCTGTTTTGGATGCCTTTGGACCTTTGTAAACTCTTGTTACCATACATAACACTGTGCTTTGCACTGTGAAATAATGAATGGAGGACAGATGACCTTGGTCACTCTTCCTGTATTAATCACCATGACATGTGGGAGGAGAAACATGGGAAGTTCCTCTATATTCCAAACCTTCTTTCTTCCTGCTGCGTAAGCTATTTCTGATTATGGTGTGCTGATAAAGATCAGTTttgaggacgcctgggtggctcagttggttaagtgtctgccttcggctcaggtcgtggtcccagggtcctgggatcgagccccacatcgggctcccggctcagcggggagcctgcttctccctctgaccctctcccctctcgtgctgtttctctctttctctctctcttgcaaataaataaataaatagataaataaataaataaaatcttaaaaaaaaaaaagtccagttttTAGTGCATAGACTTCTTATTCCTGAAGACACTGTTCCGGTAATAGAGTCCTCTTCAGCTCCCTAAGGCCAGGGGtcttatttctcctttgtttcccACTGAATCCACCTCTTCTGCACTGTGATTGGCACACAGCAGGTATTCCAAACAAACTTACCTGAATCAGGTgcaataaatgagcaaatgaataaatagaatgcATAAAATGGTGCGGAGTCTTTTACCTTTCCTACCTCAAGCCTTTCTGTTGCTTTCAGCATTCCCCCTAACTGCCGCATCCCTCTTGCAGCCCAGATCCCACAACTGGGCGTGGGCGTCTGAAAGGCTGGGGTGaagctgcctgggtggctcagtcggttaagtgtccgactcttgatttcagctcaggtcatgatctcagggttgggggagCAAACCCTGCGTTgggtccatgctcagcgtggagcctgcttgagattctctccctccattcttccccctaatctctctctctcaaatcaatcatcaatcaatctttaaaaggCAAGGGTGAAGCCGGCTGCTGGCCATCCCTCACTGGGTGTGCCATTGCGGGCCCAGGCCTGGGTGAGGCTCTAGGGAATCCAGGAGAGGGTCCTTGACCCCCAGGGCTGAGCAACCACCGTCTCCTCCTTTACCCAGTTGTGACTCTTGCTCAGTCTCACTTGGACGATGccttttttaaatgtgtttgctGTGCCATGCACACAAAGGTCTCTTTCTGTTGGACTCACACAAACGTGCatggttggttggtttgtatCCCAAAGCACAAGCTAAGAAAAAAGTATGGCCGCTGCATCTGCCACTCCGGGTTCTATCAGATGGGGTGTGGAGACACCCCTGCGTGCACCCTGGGGTGTTGGCACAAGGAAGCAGCAGCCTTGTAGCCACatctcctccccccacacccgGGCTATCTGTGCCCCCATTGGACTGTGAAAGGGGGAGGCCAGCGGTGGCGTGGGATGTGTCAACAcgagagagggggcagagagcCTGCCACGCAAGAAGTCCATGGCCCATCTGGAAGTGTCCCTACACTAAATGGACGTTCATCCCACCTCTCAATGCCCCCTTGTTTGAGGGCTGCTTTCTCTAATTGGTCAAGGTCACTTTCAATTTCAAACCTTCGGCCACCCCACCCAGCCTCATGTCAGCTGCAGGCTCGATGAACACCTTCTCAGTGCCATTTCCTGGGTCACTGGTAACCACATTAGATAATCTGGGGCCCGCCCCACCCTGCGCCTGCCTGAACCTGACCTTGCCGGATGACAGGTGgttctgtctctcctcctcccccaggtccTTCATCGAGATCTCCAACAACTGCCTGTCCAAGGCCCAGCTGAAGGAGGTGGTGGAGTCCATGTTCCGGGAGTCCGGCTTCCAGGATAAGGAGGAGCTGACGTGGGAGGACTTCCACTTCATGCTGCGGGACCATGACAGCGAGCTCCGATTCACGCAGCTCTGCGTCAAAGGTGGAGGTGTGTACGTAAGAAGTGGTAGGAGTCAGGGAGGGGTGTTCCTTCAAAATGAGAGTTACTGGTGGATAGGACCCAGGTTTTATTTCTCCCCAAGTCTTTTGTGCCTAGTATAGAGCCCGGCACTTAGGGTGTCACACACAGCTGTGCAATTTGCGCACTGCACAAAGATGCCTCCTGAGAGGTCGGGGTGGGCTGGGTGGCTACATGCTACTCACTAAGCTCGTGCACATTGGCCTGGGGCGTATCTAGTCAGAGGAAGaggcattattttctttatacaaaGGATGCAGGGTTGCATCTGCCTGCAGCGGTTCCCTTTCCTAATTGT
Encoded proteins:
- the DUOX2 gene encoding dual oxidase 2 → MLGARPEAVVLLGALLTASLDPAGGQDSLPLPWEVQRYDGWFNNLRHHERGAAGFRLQRLVPANYADGVYQALGEPLLPNPRLLSDAAMRGTAGQPSRRNRTVLGVFFGYHVLSDLVSVETPGCPAEFLNIHIPPGDPVFDPDRRGDVVLPFQRSRWDPETGQSPSNPRDLTNEVTGWLDGSAIYGSSHSWSDALRSFSGGQLASGPDPAFPRNAQSPLLMWTAPDPATGQRGPGGLYAFGAERGNRDPFLQALGLLWFRYHNLCAQRLAREHPQWGDEELFQHARKRVIATYQNIVLYEWLPSFLQKTPPKYAGYSPFLDPSISPEFLVASEQFFSTMVPPGVYMRNASCQFQMVLYEGFGSSPALRVCNSYWRRENANLNSAQAVDQLLLGMASQIAELEDRIVVEDLRDYWPGPGKFSRTDYVASSIQRGRDMGLPSYTQALMALGLDTPRNWSHINPHVDPQVLEATAALYNQDLSRLELLPGGLLESHGDPGPLFSTIVLNQFVRLRDGDRYWFENTRNGLFSKEEIAEIRNTTFWDVLVAVTNVDPSALQPNVFIWHAGAPCPQPRQLTTQGLPSCVPLTMLDYFEGSGPGFGITIVALCCLPLVSLLIAGVVAHFRSRERKRLQKKGKESVKKEAAKDGVPAMEWPGPGEKSYPITIQLLPDRRLQVLDRRLSVLRTIQLQPPQQVSLILSSNRGRRTLLLKIPKEYDLVLLFNSDEERGTFVQHLQDFCVQWALGLDVAEMSENELFRRAVTKQQRGRILEIFFRHLFAQVLDIDEADAGTLPLDSSQKVREALTCELSRAEFAESLGLKPQDMFVESMFSLADKDGNGYLSFREFLDILVVFMKGSPEDKSRLMFTMYDLDANGFLSKDEFFTMMRSFIEISNNCLSKAQLKEVVESMFRESGFQDKEELTWEDFHFMLRDHDSELRFTQLCVKGGGVGGIFKPNISCRVSFITRTPGERSCSQKLELPASEAPELGGPGLKKRFGKKAVGPTPRLYTEALKEKMQRGLLAQKLRQYKRFVENYRRHIVCVAVFSAICAGLFAERAYYYAFASPPSGIAETTFVGIILSRGTAASISFMFSYILLTMCRNLITFLRETFLNRYVPFDAAVDFHRWIAMAAVVLAILHSAGHVVNVFIFSVSPLSLLACIFPNVFVNDGSQLPQKFYWWFFQTVPGMTGVLLLLVLAIMYVFASHHFRRRSFRGFWLTHHLYILLYVLLIIHGSFGLIQLPRFHIYFLVPALIYGGDKLVSLSRKKVEISVVKAELLPSGVTHLQFQRPQAFEYKSGQWVRIACLALGTTEYHPFTLTSAPHEDTLSLHIRAAGPWTTRLREIYSPPTGDGCARYPKLYLDGPFGEGHQEWHKFEVSVLVGGGIGVTPFASILKDLVFKSSLGSQMLCKKIYFIWVTRTQRQFEWLADIIREVEENDRQDLVSVHIYITQLAEKFDLRTTMLYICERHFQKVLNRSLFTGLRSITHFGRPPFERFFKSLQEVHPQVPKIGVFSCGPPGMTKNVEKACQLINRQDQAHFVHHYENF